The following proteins come from a genomic window of Mucinivorans hirudinis:
- a CDS encoding Iojap protein, whose product MSTLLKTIVEAIEDKKGNNIISLDLSRFDGAICKYFVICNAESTVQVSAIADGVEQDVRKKLGEKVWRVNGRENSLWIAMDYGDIVVHIFQTQMRDYYRLEELWGDAPITKY is encoded by the coding sequence ATGAGTACACTACTAAAAACTATCGTAGAGGCGATTGAGGATAAGAAGGGAAACAATATTATTAGCTTGGATTTGAGCCGCTTCGACGGTGCTATCTGCAAATATTTTGTGATTTGCAATGCCGAATCAACGGTACAGGTCAGTGCCATTGCAGACGGCGTTGAGCAGGATGTTCGCAAAAAACTCGGCGAGAAGGTGTGGCGTGTGAACGGACGCGAAAACAGCCTTTGGATTGCAATGGACTATGGTGATATTGTTGTCCATATTTTCCAAACGCAAATGCGTGATTACTACCGTTTAGAGGAGCTATGGGGCGATGCTCCGATTACAAAATATTAA